A portion of the Sebastes fasciatus isolate fSebFas1 chromosome 2, fSebFas1.pri, whole genome shotgun sequence genome contains these proteins:
- the LOC141761464 gene encoding uncharacterized protein LOC141761464, which yields MPRIYKRKTNWGSTPLDEMERAATDVKGGKSIRSVAEDRNIDRSTLRRYIQNKEIKEVKTVGYSGTAEAKKVFTEEVEKELADHIKKLAEQFHGLTPKKCCELALELAERNNIPVPKNWKEKGLAGIPRLCSELCHSVG from the coding sequence ATGCCAAGAATCTACAAGAGGAAAACCAACTGGGGCTCAACACCCCTTGACGAGATGGAGAGAGCAGCCACTGATGTCAAGGGTGGAAAATCCATCAGATCAGTGGCAGAAGACAGAAATATTGACAGGTCAACACTGCGGAGGTACATACAAAATAaggagataaaggaagtaaaaacagttggttacagtggaacagcagaggcaaagaaggtcttcacagaggaggtagagaaggagctcgcagaccatatcaagaagctggctgaacagttccatggccttactccaaagaaatgctgtgaactggcattggaattggcagaaagaaatAACATTCCTGTCCCCAAGAACTGGAAAGAGaagggtttagcaggtatacCTAGGTTGTGCAGCGAATTATGTCACTCAGTAGGTTAG